The following coding sequences are from one Lycium ferocissimum isolate CSIRO_LF1 chromosome 3, AGI_CSIRO_Lferr_CH_V1, whole genome shotgun sequence window:
- the LOC132048828 gene encoding uncharacterized mitochondrial protein AtMg00810-like → MIQELKSSLHSKFKIKDLGNLKYFLGIEVLRSKTGILLNQRKYALELISDSRLSGAKPVNTPLKANVKLTSVDYDEHAGITNDPPYQDVTAYQRLIGRLLYLTITRPDISFVVQVLSQFTQFPKMSHWDAALRLVRYIKKCPSQGLLISSNSSTTLQAYCDSDWAACPNTRRFVTGYVIKLRQSLISWKSKKQQTVSRSSAEVEYRSMATAVSEIVWLLGLLKDLYGHDPI, encoded by the coding sequence ATGATTCAGGAACTGAAGTCCTCACTACATagtaaattcaaaataaaagacCTTGGCAACCTCAAATATTTTCTTGGCATTGAGGTGCTGAGATCCAAGACAGGAATTCTACTCAACCAAAGGAAATATGCACTTGAGTTGATATCAGACTCAAGGCTCAGTGGTGCTAAACCAGTAAACACCCCTTTGAAGGCTAATGTTAAGCTCACTTCTGTTGATTATGATGAGCATGCGGGCATTACAAATGATCCACCTTATCAGGATGTCACTGCATATCAAAGGCTCATTGGAAGACTGTTGTATTTGACAATCACTAGACCTGATATTAGTTTTGTTGTTCAAGTTCTAAGTCAATTCACGCAATTTCCTAAGATGTCACATTGGGACGCTGCTTTGAGATTGGTGAGATATATCAAAAAATGTCCAAGTCAAGGTTTGTTGATCAGCAGCAACTCTAGCACAACTCTACAAGCTTATTGTGACTCAGACTGGGCTGCATGCCCCAATACTAGAAGATTTGTAACAGGCTATGTCATTAAATTGAGGCAGTCTCTTATCTCTTGGAAATCCAAGAAGCAACAAACAGTAAGTAGAAGCTCAGCTGAAGTAGAATACAGAAGCATGGCTACTGCAGTTTCAGAAATTGTTTGGTTGTTAGGCCTGCTAAAGGACTTGTAtggtcacgacccaatttag